Within Coregonus clupeaformis isolate EN_2021a chromosome 20, ASM2061545v1, whole genome shotgun sequence, the genomic segment ATTATCATCAGTAGGGTGTAAGGTGCCCAGCAGATCCCGAAAATGCACACTATAATGGCCAGCGACTTGGCAATCTTCTTGTCGCGGGAGAGGCGGGAGCCCTCTGAGCTCCTGCTGGATGGCCCAGTGGGGGCCTGGAATTGGAGGAGCCTGGAAGTTTTCCTGCAGGAAGGGCCCTTCTTTCTCTGAATGAAGGTGTGACCGCTGATGGGCTCCCCACAGGAGGACGGCGACAGCTCCTCGTCCTCCTCTATCACCTCTGAAACAGTGGCTGGCTCGCTCGATGATACCTTGCGAGTCTTGACAAAAAACACAGACAAGGTAGCACCCCCGTCCTTGATACTGCCCCTGTCCCTGCATGCCTTGGTGTCCTCTTTATGGATAGCCCTGCTCTTGTTCCTCCGCTGGATGTTCAGGTAGATGCACAGGTTGAAGAAGGCCACAGAGATAAAGGGGGTGAAGAACTCAAACGTAGACGCACTGAGTAGGAAGTACCAGGTGCAGTAGAACTCAGCGAAACACTCGTCGGCAGGGACAATGCTTTTACCCACGACCAGCTCCCAGAAGATGATGGCAGGGCCATAGAGAAGGAAGGCCAACACCCACACAGCCACCATCTTCACCACAGCATGGTGGGTCATGCTCTGCTGAGCTCTATATTTCACCTGGAAGTAGAGAAGTGAAGTGAGAAAAATAGCAAACAATACCTCACAATAACATTTAATCATAATATCACCATAAAAAAAATATGATAATACAGACTTAATAATCTGCATTATCAATTCCATATCTCTCAATTTGTAGAGGTGTATTGGATCCATTACATTAAGGCATTATTTGGACCTATGGGGGAGGTATTATTTCCTTGGGTGATAGGGTTCAAGAGCCCCTCCTCCATGGTGTCAGTGAAGCCAGAGGAGCCAGAGGAGCAGGCGAGCTTTAGGCTGATACTGAATAATAATACAGGAGAGTGTGGAGGAGGcacatctgtctgtctgctctctccctctcatcatcACCACTCTTCACCCAGGAATTAGATTTTCTCCTTCCATTTCCATTTCACCGTATCTCTCTGTTTGCTTTGTTTATCTTCAcctccctttctctgtccccAATTCCCCACCTACCTCTCAGTCTGTCGCAGTCTTTTTCCTGGCTATCAAATGAACAACAATTGCTGAGATGATGTCATCAACATCAATGTCATCAAACTGAacaacttgactttgttgtttaTCATGGCTGTGTCTAGGTATACAGATATTATATTGACTTTGCTGTCAATCATGGAGACTGTGAGCACTAACAAGATCAAACATGCACTCTACAGACAGGGGTTATTTTCCATCATTGTAACTCATTACCAAACACTACATGCAGCACTGTACTGTACTTGCTTTATTATGTATTAATATGTATTCATTGTTAATCAGGGAACCAGAAAGATATTCCGCTAGAAAACTTTGCAACCACTGCAAAGTAACCTTTTAAACTTTGTTGAATGTTTGAATGTAAAAAACACTATATTTTTTAATGATAAAATATTGTGTGACACATTCACTTATGCGGCTCCAGATAAAGTATAGTGACCCTTTACGGACCCAAAATCGAGAACCTACTGATACCTACCAGTCACTGAGATGTTCTGCATGTTCTCTACTATACATGTAGAGACTTTGAATATCTACGTCAACATATTGCATAAAAATAGCTTTAATGCTATCTGCATTTCATTCCTCTCTCAGGAAGCCACTGTGCTGATAGACAAATGACCGAAACAGAAAATACATTGAAGAGACACATTCTAAGAATGTTTGATGTACTATCAATATTCCACAGAAAAATCTGACTATTTTGCATTAGTCTTCAAATCAAACAAAGTCAAACAAGTTCAAGTGACGTA encodes:
- the LOC121532683 gene encoding histamine H3 receptor, producing the protein MMVILAVLMIILVVVVVAGNALVILAFIVDKSLRNQSNYFFLNLAISDFLVGAFCIPVYIPYNLTGRWVLGRGLCKLWLLMDYLLCTASVFNIVLISYDRFLSVTRAVKYRAQQSMTHHAVVKMVAVWVLAFLLYGPAIIFWELVVGKSIVPADECFAEFYCTWYFLLSASTFEFFTPFISVAFFNLCIYLNIQRRNKSRAIHKEDTKACRDRGSIKDGGATLSVFFVKTRKVSSSEPATVSEVIEEDEELSPSSCGEPISGHTFIQRKKGPSCRKTSRLLQFQAPTGPSSRSSEGSRLSRDKKIAKSLAIIVCIFGICWAPYTLLMIIRAACSGRCVEHYWYEITFWLLWLNSGINPFLYPLCHSSFRRAFAKILCPKRQSVQPRIETQSC